From the Hymenobacter yonginensis genome, one window contains:
- a CDS encoding glycerophosphodiester phosphodiesterase, with protein MSLFSAGWFRPLLKRVGLGLALLLPAACTTAPTLPANYRPLVIGHAGSAFLTPINPFNPLPPNSGASLQQALDRGADGLEVDLQLSQDSVLMLYHDSRLESLTTGQGCVSEQPAAALQQLQYRAGWPYDWFQEEKLLTLEDLLRRTQGQHPHLHFDLHQSEDCRPDAYGRAAVWARALARLLKRYPWPPERLLILTTHQPTLALLRRELPGVPLGLEVTEDFATGLQSAKAEQVQAIVLSKDLVSLENTQQAHDAGLQVVTFGGRSASTVKRLLSTLPDAIETDNVPAMRDMVPRQ; from the coding sequence ATGTCTCTGTTTTCTGCCGGCTGGTTCCGGCCTCTGCTAAAGCGCGTCGGGCTGGGTCTGGCCCTGCTGCTGCCCGCCGCCTGCACCACCGCCCCCACGCTGCCCGCCAACTACCGGCCGCTGGTTATCGGGCACGCCGGCTCGGCGTTTCTGACGCCCATCAACCCCTTCAACCCGCTGCCGCCCAACAGCGGCGCCAGCCTACAGCAGGCTCTGGACCGCGGCGCCGACGGCCTGGAAGTGGACCTGCAACTCAGCCAGGACAGCGTGCTGATGCTTTACCACGACTCCCGGCTGGAATCGTTGACGACGGGGCAGGGCTGTGTCAGCGAGCAGCCGGCGGCAGCGCTGCAGCAGCTGCAATACCGCGCCGGCTGGCCCTACGACTGGTTTCAGGAGGAAAAGCTGCTGACGCTGGAAGACCTGCTGCGCCGCACCCAAGGCCAGCACCCGCACCTGCACTTCGACCTGCACCAGTCCGAGGACTGCCGCCCCGACGCTTACGGGCGGGCGGCGGTATGGGCCCGGGCGCTGGCCCGCCTGCTCAAGCGCTACCCCTGGCCCCCGGAGCGCCTGCTTATTCTGACCACCCATCAGCCCACGCTGGCGCTGCTGCGCCGCGAGCTGCCGGGCGTGCCGCTGGGGCTGGAAGTGACGGAGGATTTTGCTACTGGCCTGCAGAGTGCCAAGGCCGAGCAGGTGCAGGCCATCGTGCTCAGCAAAGACCTCGTGAGCCTCGAAAACACTCAACAGGCTCACGATGCCGGCCTACAGGTGGTCACGTTTGGCGGGCGCTCGGCCAGTACGGTTAAGCGCCTGCTCAGCACCCTGCCCGACGCCATCGAAACCGATAATGTGCCCGCCATGCGCGATATGGTGCCCCGGCAGTAG
- a CDS encoding OstA-like protein — MTFPKHLFLLWLALLPAFAMAQQRPAARPATAATPPKGSRIELLPGTQRLVGGTFNGVEIRKLIGNVSFRQGTTLLYCDSAYQYLERNALEAFSNVRIIQNDTITITGDRGTYDGDTRKARITGNVTMRDPRMTLTTQALDYDLNRNLAYYSTGGHLVDPENTLDSRFGYYNTASKVFSFKRDVKLVTKDNVIDTDTLQYNTVSKIATFLGPTRIKGRQGTLYAENGTYNTITRVSNFQKNAKIETPNYLLGGDRLVYDETRQYGVATGHVSMTSKKDNLVIRGDVGRYWRGLGRTKVYGAPVMRNISGKDTLYLAADTLISQEGRPPLNAAGVLYAYPKAKIFRPDLQGRADSLTYDRQDSIIYLNKNPILWNEKNQLTADSMQIRQRNGKLDQMRLYANSFIIGQDTLLNYNQVKGRNMVAYFQDNSIKKVDVLGNAESLYYALEGDTAVSGMNKAVSSTMALRFGEGKLQTISFLTNPDASFIPPHELKPEDEKLKDFRWRPTERPTRRMVLGKHFAVPVKAKAKPKAKTPAKASTKPKATKAPVRKAAPARATPKAPAKPATPASPVPARK, encoded by the coding sequence ATGACCTTTCCCAAGCATCTTTTTCTGTTGTGGCTGGCGCTGCTGCCTGCCTTTGCCATGGCCCAGCAGCGGCCCGCTGCCCGGCCGGCTACGGCTGCCACGCCGCCCAAAGGCTCGCGCATCGAGCTGCTGCCTGGCACCCAGCGGCTGGTGGGCGGCACCTTCAACGGCGTCGAGATTCGCAAGCTGATTGGCAACGTTAGCTTCCGGCAGGGCACCACGCTGCTCTACTGTGATTCGGCCTACCAGTACCTGGAGCGCAATGCGCTAGAAGCGTTCAGCAACGTACGCATCATCCAGAACGATACCATCACCATCACTGGCGACCGAGGCACCTACGACGGCGACACCCGCAAGGCCCGCATCACCGGCAACGTGACCATGCGCGACCCGCGCATGACTCTCACCACCCAGGCCCTCGACTACGACCTCAACCGCAACCTGGCCTACTACAGCACCGGCGGCCACCTCGTCGACCCCGAAAACACGCTCGACAGCCGCTTCGGCTACTACAACACCGCCAGCAAGGTGTTCAGCTTTAAGCGCGACGTGAAGCTGGTGACCAAGGACAACGTCATCGACACCGATACGCTGCAGTACAACACCGTATCGAAGATTGCCACCTTCCTCGGACCTACCCGCATCAAAGGGCGGCAGGGCACGCTCTACGCCGAAAACGGCACCTACAACACCATCACGCGGGTTTCCAACTTCCAGAAGAACGCCAAAATCGAAACGCCCAACTACCTGCTGGGCGGCGACCGGCTGGTGTACGACGAAACCCGGCAGTACGGCGTGGCCACCGGCCACGTCTCGATGACCAGCAAGAAAGACAACCTCGTGATTCGGGGCGACGTGGGGCGTTACTGGCGAGGCTTGGGCCGCACCAAGGTGTACGGCGCGCCCGTGATGCGCAACATCTCCGGCAAAGACACGCTCTACCTTGCCGCCGATACGCTTATCAGCCAGGAAGGCCGCCCGCCGCTGAACGCTGCCGGCGTGCTCTACGCCTACCCCAAAGCCAAGATCTTCCGCCCCGATCTGCAGGGCCGCGCCGACTCGCTCACCTACGACCGGCAGGATTCCATCATCTACCTCAACAAGAACCCAATTCTCTGGAATGAGAAAAACCAGCTCACCGCCGACAGCATGCAGATCCGGCAGCGCAACGGCAAACTGGACCAGATGCGCCTGTACGCCAACTCGTTTATCATCGGGCAGGACACGCTGCTGAACTACAACCAGGTGAAGGGCCGCAACATGGTGGCCTACTTCCAGGACAACTCTATAAAAAAAGTGGACGTGCTTGGCAACGCCGAGAGCCTCTACTATGCTCTTGAGGGCGACACCGCGGTGAGTGGCATGAACAAAGCCGTGTCCTCGACCATGGCGCTGCGCTTTGGGGAGGGCAAGCTGCAAACCATCAGCTTCCTCACCAACCCCGACGCCAGCTTTATTCCGCCCCATGAACTCAAGCCCGAAGATGAGAAGCTGAAAGACTTCCGCTGGCGCCCCACGGAACGCCCGACCCGCCGCATGGTGTTGGGCAAGCACTTCGC